One Phragmites australis chromosome 23, lpPhrAust1.1, whole genome shotgun sequence DNA window includes the following coding sequences:
- the LOC133906764 gene encoding NDR1/HIN1-like protein 1, which yields MSKDCGNHGGDDLRRSCRGLFAILLGLALIVGIIALIVYLVLRPTHPRFFLQDASLRQLDLSNSSGVLSTSIQVTIASRNPNDRVGVYYDRLDVYTSYKYQQITVAASLPPVYQGHGDVDVWSPVLSGPSVPFAPYLAHALSQDCQAGYLILQVKIDGRVRWKVGSWISGHYHLFVTCPAFLVTNGGNGAPGAGGFRFQTTTYCHVEV from the coding sequence ATGAGCAAGGACTGCGGCAACCACGGCGGCGACGACCTCCGCCGGTCGTGCCGGGGCCTCTTCGCCATCCTCCTCGGCTTGGCCCTCATCGTCGGCATCATCGCGCTCATCGTCTACCTGGTCCTCCGCCCCACCCACCCGCGCTTCTTCCTGCAGGACGCCTCGCTCCGCCAGCTCGACCTCTCCAACTCCTCCGGCGTCCTCTCCACCTCCATCCAGGTGACCATCGCCTCCCGCAACCCCAACGACCGCGTCGGCGTCTACTACGACCGCCTCGATGTCTACACCTCCTACAAGTACCAGCAGATCACCGTCGCCGCCTCGCTCCCGCCCGTCTACCAGGGCCACGGCGACGTCGACGTCTGGTCCCCCGTCCTGTCGGGCCCCAGCGTGCCCTTCGCGCCCTACCTCGCCCACGCGCTCTCGCAGGACTGCCAGGCCGGCTACCTTATCCTGCAGGTCAAGATCGACGGCCGCGTCAGGTGGAAGGTCGGCAGCTGGATCTCCGGCCACTACCACCTCTTCGTCACCTGCCCGGCCTTCCTCGTCACCAACGGCGGCAACGGCGCGCCGGGGGCAGGCGGGTTCAGGTTCCAGACCACCACCTACTGCCACGTCGAGGTCTAA
- the LOC133906287 gene encoding NDR1/HIN1-like protein 2, whose amino-acid sequence MSGSREKTCCGSCCTLLISVGITVLIYWAIFQPHQIRATVASAALSNLTLVSNASSAVSYHLAVNVSLYNPSKRVNIYYDTLDAELRYRDAVLGPAASSASPTEFYQRRKTGDVVKLEFDGRGVGVSGDVAGELEKEEKGEAPVSLELDVDVRVRYVFWSIKIRQKPRIRCSLSIPVKAEGPGAGAGGALASGDRCRVKY is encoded by the coding sequence atGTCCGGCAGCCGCGAGAAGACGTGCTGCGGCAGCTGCTGCACCCTGCTCATCTCCGTCGGCATCACCGTGCTCATCTACTGGGCCATCTTCCAGCCCCACCAGATACGCGCCACCGTCGCCTCCGCCGCGCTCTCCAACCTCACCCTCGTCTCCAACGCCTCCTCCGCCGTCTCGTACCACCTCGCCGTCAACGTCAGCCTCTACAACCCCAGCAAGCGCGTCAACATCTACTACGACACCCTCGACGCCGAGCTCCGCTACCGCGACGCCGTCCTCGGTCCGGCCGCTAGCTCCGCCTCCCCGACCGAGTTCTACCAGAGAAGGAAGACCGGCGACGTCGTGAAGCTGGAGTTCGACGGGAGGGGCGTCGGCGTCAGCGGCGACGTCGCCGGGGAgctggagaaggaggagaagggcgAGGCGCCGGTGAGCCTGGAGCTGGACGTCGACGTGCGGGTGAGGTACGTGTTCTGGAGCATCAAGATACGGCAGAAGCCGAGGATTCGATGCTCGTTGAGCATTCCGGTCAAAGCAGAGggccccggcgccggcgccggcggagctCTTGCCTCCGGCGACCGGTGTAGGGTCAAGTACTGA